The following proteins are co-located in the Armatimonadota bacterium genome:
- a CDS encoding response regulator, protein MVTKGSVLVVDDEINLCRILGAKLAKSGYSVVAVHDGLQAVEKVRESNFDVVLLDLILPKMDGLTALAEIRSMRSALPVIVMTACENAEALAQAETYGVQGYVNKPFDLDNLVSLVSDTSMTGGAARQSAMPTATVLFCKNQDVMLEVQNCSHSKVYSGQIYDKDDRTLSVLLKRADAEIAPHSAVKCGLSAVDAHYNFTSHVLKTLHSPRPIVVLDKPGVIYRVQRRTYTRSLMRIPAILTASDEPILGETVDMSLGGMSVIVPKEILPGDVLSVELRPKTTDDKINAIAHVLRSKQSDEGRGYLLGCKFTRADETLRKLLES, encoded by the coding sequence ATGGTCACCAAGGGCAGTGTCCTTGTTGTTGACGATGAGATAAACCTGTGCCGCATATTAGGGGCGAAACTGGCAAAAAGCGGCTATAGTGTCGTGGCTGTGCATGATGGTCTGCAGGCAGTTGAGAAGGTTCGGGAATCAAACTTCGATGTAGTGCTTCTGGATCTAATCCTCCCCAAGATGGATGGATTGACTGCTCTGGCCGAAATCCGCAGCATGCGCAGTGCGTTGCCCGTGATCGTTATGACGGCATGCGAGAATGCCGAGGCTTTGGCTCAGGCCGAGACCTATGGTGTCCAGGGTTACGTCAACAAACCATTCGATCTCGATAATCTTGTCTCACTGGTCAGTGACACTTCTATGACTGGAGGCGCTGCGCGTCAGAGCGCAATGCCGACTGCAACAGTTTTGTTCTGCAAGAATCAAGATGTGATGCTGGAAGTCCAAAACTGCAGCCACTCAAAGGTTTACTCCGGCCAGATTTACGACAAAGATGATCGGACACTTTCAGTGCTTTTGAAACGCGCAGATGCTGAAATAGCGCCTCACAGCGCCGTCAAATGTGGTCTGTCGGCGGTCGACGCGCATTACAACTTTACCTCTCATGTCCTGAAAACGCTGCACAGTCCCAGACCGATTGTGGTCTTGGACAAGCCCGGTGTAATATATCGCGTACAGCGCAGAACTTATACAAGAAGTCTTATGCGCATTCCGGCGATATTGACTGCGTCAGATGAGCCGATATTGGGTGAGACCGTGGACATGAGCTTGGGCGGAATGTCAGTAATTGTGCCCAAAGAAATCCTGCCGGGTGATGTCTTGAGTGTCGAGCTGCGTCCCAAGACGACTGATGACAAGATAAATGCTATCGCTCATGTCCTGCGCTCAAAACAAAGCGACGAAGGCAGGGGCTATTTGCTAGGCTGCAAGTTCACACGCGCCGACGAAACGCTGCGCAAGCTTCTTGAGAGCTAA
- a CDS encoding C39 family peptidase: MNKSKLFALALVSIFVFSLSIPAFADVILGVEFLEQFWNDDTCGKGSCGPASIAMCNCYVLGRTPVTQDIINVWLFLGGDPNGNDPAGTSLSQLVSASHEWPFGVAAVYQTTSTLAGVKSEIAAGNPVLVHVKAGYLSNRGYSYTGGHYIAAVGYNDDYLICNDPGTWLGEHKYYSNADMTKAMKSKHNGVLKGFHQ; this comes from the coding sequence ATGAATAAATCAAAATTGTTTGCGTTAGCATTGGTCTCCATCTTTGTGTTTTCGTTGTCTATACCGGCATTTGCGGATGTTATTCTCGGCGTGGAGTTCCTGGAGCAATTCTGGAATGACGACACATGCGGCAAGGGTTCTTGTGGTCCGGCATCGATAGCCATGTGCAATTGCTACGTTCTTGGCAGGACACCTGTAACACAAGACATTATCAATGTCTGGCTCTTCTTAGGCGGCGATCCCAATGGAAACGATCCGGCTGGAACCAGCTTAAGTCAGTTGGTAAGCGCTTCGCATGAGTGGCCTTTTGGCGTAGCGGCTGTCTATCAGACCACTTCTACTCTTGCGGGTGTCAAGAGTGAGATCGCTGCCGGCAATCCGGTGCTTGTTCATGTTAAAGCCGGGTATTTGTCGAACCGCGGTTATTCTTACACTGGGGGACATTACATCGCGGCCGTTGGGTATAATGATGACTATCTTATCTGCAACGACCCGGGAACTTGGCTGGGCGAACACAAATACTACAGTAATGCAGATATGACTAAAGCGATGAAATCCAAACATAACGGTGTATTGAAAGGCTTCCACCAGTAG
- a CDS encoding helix-turn-helix transcriptional regulator, with protein MENLTKRESEILFLANEGMSARQIADLLFCSRRTVEFHLANLYTKLQVSNRVQALKRAGSLGLLKDLERRENVAV; from the coding sequence ATGGAAAATCTAACCAAGCGCGAATCAGAAATTCTCTTCTTGGCGAACGAAGGCATGTCCGCTCGACAGATTGCGGACCTTCTCTTTTGCAGCAGAAGAACAGTCGAATTCCATTTGGCGAACCTATATACCAAGCTGCAGGTATCAAACCGCGTTCAGGCGCTCAAGCGGGCCGGATCACTTGGCTTGCTCAAGGACCTGGAACGCAGGGAAAATGTTGCCGTATAA
- the hpnH gene encoding adenosyl-hopene transferase HpnH, protein MRFPIGLSTSLTAYIIRKRLARERFIPLVLMLEPLFACNLTCSTCGRIREYKDLASEMMSLDECLASADECPAPIVSICGGEPLIYPRIVDLVESLTAMGKYIYLCTNGVRLASVVGKLNPSRRLQINVHIDGPPEVHDRLVEKDGAFEDAFKGIIAASHRGFQITVNTTVCKQTDMNQIDALMDKLSHAGVSTFMLSPAYSYDSVESHEPFMDRNAVREKFKNIDYLASRHRLADSPIYLEYLKGRRELECTAWGNPTRNVVGWRSPCYLVADQHFSRYSDLIEKTDWSSYGVGRDPRCKDCMVHCGFEPTAALMINKQPGDIWKMLKWSLGFNI, encoded by the coding sequence ATGAGATTTCCAATAGGGCTGTCGACTTCGCTGACCGCATATATTATTCGCAAACGACTGGCGCGCGAGAGGTTTATACCTCTTGTTTTGATGCTTGAGCCGCTGTTTGCATGCAACCTGACTTGCTCGACTTGCGGGCGGATACGCGAATATAAAGATCTTGCTTCTGAGATGATGAGCCTGGATGAGTGCCTCGCGTCGGCTGATGAGTGCCCAGCACCGATAGTCTCTATCTGCGGCGGCGAACCTCTTATCTATCCGCGTATAGTCGACCTGGTCGAGTCGCTGACGGCGATGGGCAAATACATCTACCTGTGCACAAACGGTGTGCGGCTTGCTTCAGTTGTAGGCAAGCTGAATCCATCGCGGCGGCTGCAGATAAATGTGCACATAGACGGTCCGCCAGAAGTGCATGATCGCCTCGTCGAGAAAGACGGCGCGTTTGAAGATGCATTCAAGGGGATAATAGCTGCATCGCACAGGGGTTTTCAGATCACTGTCAACACCACGGTCTGCAAACAGACGGACATGAACCAGATCGACGCGCTGATGGACAAGCTTTCGCACGCCGGGGTCAGCACGTTCATGCTCTCGCCTGCCTATTCATATGATTCGGTGGAATCCCATGAACCATTCATGGACCGCAATGCCGTTCGCGAGAAGTTCAAAAACATCGACTATCTGGCCTCTCGCCACCGCCTGGCCGACTCGCCCATCTATCTGGAATATCTGAAAGGCCGTCGTGAGCTTGAATGCACTGCCTGGGGCAATCCGACCCGCAATGTCGTTGGGTGGCGATCACCATGCTATCTGGTCGCGGATCAGCACTTCTCAAGATATAGTGACCTGATCGAAAAGACCGATTGGAGTTCGTATGGAGTCGGCAGAGACCCGCGCTGCAAAGACTGCATGGTCCACTGCGGTTTCGAGCCGACCGCAGCCCTTATGATTAACAAGCAGCCAGGAGACATATGGAAGATGCTCAAGTGGAGCCTTGGATTTAATATTTAG
- the iorA gene encoding indolepyruvate ferredoxin oxidoreductase subunit alpha has product MQTVATNKKILSGNEAIAHGAYAGGVEVASAYPGTPSTEILENVSKFKDIYCEWAVNEKVGMEVVIGASFAGSRSLTAMKHVGLNVAMDPLMTFAYLGANGGMVVVTADDPGMHSSQNEQDNRNIAKFAKIPMLEPSDSQDCYDMVQAALDISEQFKTPILIRTTTRVSHSSGVVDLGSFERRGHGDLKYEKDISRTMPVPLYARRMRVALEEKLAKLADFSENSKLQKIERGDDKIGIITSGIGYLHAREAFADASILKLGMTFPIPKQLIRDFATSVEKLYIVEEGDPYLEEQILAMGIKIEQPKVSLRIGELNPDRLKALAAEAYGKQPIKPAEAIGDLPARPPVLCPGCSHRGVFYALHRLKALVTGDIGCYSLGAFAPLSAMDTTVCMGASVGNAHGLQKADQQGRTAAVLGDSTFFHSGITGLLNVVYNRGTSTVVVLDNRITAMTGHQDNPGTGRTLMGDETTEVSIEAVAKGVGVKRVRVVDPYDLEETYNVLKEELDADEPSVVICKRPCILGGKVKTVRQFDVDAQICKSCGACLKLGCPAIELADPESGESKRKARINPVLCVGCGLCAQVCKFEAIKEVTL; this is encoded by the coding sequence ATGCAGACTGTCGCAACAAATAAAAAAATTCTTTCTGGAAATGAGGCAATTGCTCACGGAGCATATGCGGGCGGCGTGGAAGTCGCATCGGCCTATCCAGGCACTCCAAGCACGGAAATTCTGGAGAATGTGAGCAAGTTCAAAGATATATACTGCGAGTGGGCGGTAAATGAGAAGGTCGGGATGGAGGTCGTAATCGGTGCCTCCTTTGCCGGGTCAAGGTCGCTGACTGCTATGAAGCATGTCGGCCTCAATGTGGCGATGGACCCTCTTATGACATTTGCCTACCTCGGAGCCAACGGCGGCATGGTCGTGGTTACCGCCGATGACCCTGGTATGCATTCGTCACAAAACGAGCAGGACAATCGCAATATTGCAAAGTTCGCGAAAATCCCGATGCTGGAGCCGTCAGACAGCCAGGATTGTTATGATATGGTCCAGGCTGCCCTAGATATATCGGAGCAGTTCAAAACGCCTATTTTGATTCGCACCACAACTCGAGTCTCACACTCGTCCGGCGTGGTCGACCTCGGCAGTTTCGAGAGAAGAGGGCATGGCGACTTGAAATATGAGAAGGACATTTCGAGGACTATGCCGGTGCCTCTCTATGCGCGCAGGATGAGAGTCGCCCTCGAAGAGAAACTTGCCAAGCTTGCGGATTTCTCCGAAAATAGCAAGCTTCAAAAGATCGAGCGCGGCGACGACAAGATAGGTATAATCACCTCGGGCATAGGCTATCTGCATGCACGCGAGGCGTTTGCCGACGCTTCAATACTCAAGCTCGGTATGACTTTCCCGATTCCAAAGCAGCTCATTCGCGATTTTGCCACTTCAGTCGAGAAACTTTATATAGTAGAAGAAGGCGACCCGTATCTGGAGGAACAGATCCTGGCGATGGGGATCAAGATAGAGCAGCCGAAGGTCAGCCTCAGGATCGGAGAGCTGAACCCAGACAGGCTCAAAGCACTCGCCGCGGAAGCATACGGCAAGCAGCCGATCAAGCCCGCCGAAGCAATCGGCGATCTTCCGGCGCGCCCGCCGGTGCTCTGCCCAGGATGCTCTCACAGAGGCGTTTTTTATGCTCTGCATAGACTCAAGGCGCTCGTGACCGGCGATATAGGCTGCTATAGCCTCGGCGCGTTCGCTCCGCTTTCGGCGATGGACACAACTGTGTGCATGGGCGCGAGCGTAGGCAACGCGCATGGGCTGCAAAAAGCTGATCAGCAGGGCCGGACCGCAGCAGTGCTGGGAGACAGCACATTTTTCCATTCGGGAATTACCGGGTTGCTCAACGTGGTCTACAACCGAGGCACCAGCACGGTAGTGGTGCTCGATAACCGCATAACGGCAATGACCGGCCATCAGGATAACCCCGGCACGGGCCGCACCCTGATGGGTGATGAGACAACAGAGGTCAGCATTGAGGCCGTAGCAAAGGGCGTCGGGGTCAAGCGTGTAAGAGTCGTTGATCCATATGATCTGGAAGAGACTTACAACGTACTCAAAGAGGAACTCGACGCCGATGAGCCGTCTGTCGTTATATGCAAGCGTCCGTGCATTCTCGGCGGGAAGGTAAAGACCGTACGGCAGTTTGATGTTGATGCGCAAATATGCAAATCTTGCGGAGCCTGCCTGAAGCTGGGATGCCCGGCAATTGAGCTTGCCGATCCCGAAAGCGGCGAATCGAAACGTAAAGCTCGCATAAACCCGGTGCTGTGCGTGGGCTGCGGGTTGTGCGCGCAAGTTTGTAAGTTTGAAGCAATAAAGGAGGTCACGCTCTAA
- a CDS encoding indolepyruvate oxidoreductase subunit beta, translated as MGDILNISLVGVGGQGTLLASNILCQVALLTGKDVKKNEVHGMAQRGGSVVSQVRVGERVHSPMIALGETDILLSFEKVEALRFAHYLSPDGIALVNDQEIRPVTVSSGLSQWPDDLNGRLKSTFSKLELIPALDIARDLGNIRAVNVVMIGALANHTDIPDDIWRESIRQLVKPKFLELNLKAYDAGRSAMACA; from the coding sequence ATGGGAGACATCCTAAACATATCCCTGGTCGGTGTAGGCGGACAGGGGACGCTGCTCGCGAGCAATATTCTTTGTCAGGTCGCTCTGCTTACCGGCAAAGACGTCAAGAAAAACGAGGTCCACGGTATGGCTCAGCGTGGTGGAAGTGTCGTGAGCCAGGTAAGAGTCGGTGAGAGGGTTCACTCACCTATGATTGCCCTCGGCGAGACGGATATACTTCTCTCTTTTGAGAAAGTGGAAGCCCTGCGCTTTGCTCACTATCTATCGCCTGATGGGATTGCGCTGGTCAACGACCAGGAAATCCGGCCTGTTACCGTCTCCAGCGGCCTGTCTCAGTGGCCGGACGATCTTAACGGCAGGCTCAAATCGACGTTTTCAAAGCTCGAACTGATACCGGCTCTGGATATAGCCCGTGATCTGGGCAATATCCGTGCAGTGAATGTTGTTATGATCGGCGCACTGGCCAATCACACTGACATCCCGGATGATATCTGGCGTGAGTCTATCAGGCAGCTTGTAAAGCCCAAGTTCCTGGAACTGAACCTCAAGGCGTATGATGCCGGTCGCAGCGCAATGGCTTGTGCATAG
- the hpnA gene encoding hopanoid-associated sugar epimerase translates to MRKVFVTGGTGFIGAHVIRKLIERGDHVFALVRPYGNPTLLKGLDVEKCVGDITDFDSVYAAITGADEVYHIAADYRLWAPDPREIYYNNLGGTLNVMEASLRRGVGRVVYTSTVGCLGIPKDGSPGDEETPVNRDELVGHYKKSKFDAEKVALEYAKKGLDIVIVNPSTPVGPGDVKPTPTGKMILDYMKGRMRAYVDTGLNLISVDDVAQGHLLAAQKGITGRKYILGNSNLTLKQILDILAEITDRKPPSMCIPHWVALAAAVCNTAYNGMLGKAPDIPIEGVLMARKRMFFSSKRAAAELGLPQSPVESALAASVEWFSSHGYTKANAQINAL, encoded by the coding sequence ATGAGAAAAGTATTTGTGACAGGCGGAACGGGTTTTATTGGAGCGCACGTGATCAGAAAACTGATCGAGCGCGGCGACCATGTTTTTGCGCTCGTCAGGCCCTACGGCAACCCGACACTGCTCAAGGGCCTTGACGTCGAGAAGTGTGTAGGCGATATCACGGACTTCGACTCAGTGTATGCAGCTATAACCGGAGCCGACGAAGTATACCATATCGCAGCCGACTATCGGCTGTGGGCTCCCGACCCGCGTGAGATCTATTACAACAACCTCGGCGGCACGCTCAACGTAATGGAAGCTTCGCTGCGTAGAGGCGTAGGCAGAGTTGTCTACACCAGCACAGTCGGATGCCTCGGGATTCCAAAAGATGGTTCGCCCGGCGATGAAGAGACCCCGGTAAACCGTGACGAACTTGTCGGCCATTATAAAAAATCCAAATTCGACGCCGAAAAGGTCGCCCTTGAGTACGCAAAAAAAGGGCTTGATATCGTAATCGTAAACCCCAGCACCCCTGTCGGCCCCGGTGACGTAAAGCCGACTCCTACCGGTAAAATGATACTGGACTATATGAAAGGCAGGATGCGGGCGTATGTAGATACCGGCTTGAATCTGATATCCGTGGATGATGTAGCACAAGGCCACCTGCTTGCCGCCCAAAAGGGAATAACCGGACGAAAATACATACTCGGCAACAGTAATCTCACCCTCAAGCAGATTTTAGATATCCTTGCCGAAATCACCGATCGCAAGCCTCCGTCCATGTGTATACCGCACTGGGTCGCACTTGCCGCCGCCGTTTGCAATACAGCGTATAACGGCATGCTCGGCAAAGCTCCCGACATACCTATCGAAGGAGTGCTGATGGCACGCAAGAGGATGTTTTTCTCATCAAAAAGGGCCGCCGCGGAACTCGGGCTTCCGCAAAGCCCGGTTGAGAGCGCACTTGCGGCATCAGTAGAGTGGTTTTCAAGTCACGGCTACACCAAGGCGAATGCACAAATAAACGCTTTGTGA
- a CDS encoding tetratricopeptide repeat protein, whose product MRINIDKASPKNIGRSRVFWIVGLAVIIVLLTFAVIRYATDTPRKIKPGLVSIVARDGSGRTIHQGTGFSVAANRIVVSRHVLLGAKRIEVISAADKLLPAECVVADNAPGDIAILVLKAPKGALQTLRVSRFKPLRGEPVSVISLSANQKLSITQAKITSINNIHGFGEVARISKPIPERLTGSPVINEKGEVTGIISSQIIDGHRVQFVVPGSSLVKIKPGRLQTIADYGSIAQWPDAAGGLYAKGLTLFVSEDYKHALPYLKQATEKSPRFYDAWFRLGSCLLIMRRCSEAENAYMQATKICAEEGTGYYGLGLVYARQKKYNKALDAITKAINLGFKNTAAYLLSAGIRYHLKQYDEAIKDSREMIKIDPYDVDGYYYLGFIYYHLHKLNSAKQAYEKAVQINPNVPDGYMGLEYVYADKEEYSKAADECNRAIDKDPNCKDAYIELAYNYIDLRHIEKAIEPLKQAVRIDPKDGQTYLELAYTYRQLNMNQEALDASKKAVELMPKSAKAYEYLGYAYTVLNRNENAVTAYKQAIRFDPKSAALYDRLGIVYARYEDQEAAILAYMKSISLDPKNARAHYNLGLAYNKQGDYDKAIIVLKQACVLDASDPDAHYMLGIIYLRQNKKILAWQEHKALTKLDPRQARILYTRIMLSRN is encoded by the coding sequence ATGCGCATCAACATTGACAAGGCATCGCCTAAAAATATCGGGCGGTCACGCGTCTTTTGGATTGTCGGGCTGGCAGTAATTATAGTTTTATTGACTTTTGCCGTAATTCGCTATGCAACGGACACACCAAGAAAGATAAAGCCCGGGCTTGTTTCGATTGTCGCACGTGACGGATCGGGGCGGACCATTCATCAGGGAACAGGCTTTTCTGTCGCCGCCAATAGGATCGTAGTCAGCCGTCATGTTCTTCTGGGCGCGAAGCGCATTGAAGTCATAAGCGCAGCCGATAAATTGCTGCCTGCCGAATGTGTAGTTGCTGATAATGCACCCGGAGATATCGCTATACTTGTGTTGAAAGCACCCAAAGGGGCGCTACAAACGCTGAGAGTCAGCAGATTCAAGCCTCTTCGTGGAGAGCCGGTGTCAGTTATAAGCCTGTCTGCCAATCAAAAATTGAGCATTACTCAGGCAAAGATAACAAGCATCAACAACATCCATGGTTTTGGTGAAGTTGCGCGAATCTCGAAACCCATCCCCGAAAGATTGACCGGCAGCCCTGTTATCAACGAAAAAGGCGAGGTGACAGGAATCATCTCATCTCAAATAATAGATGGGCACAGAGTGCAGTTTGTGGTGCCGGGAAGCAGCTTAGTCAAAATCAAACCGGGTCGGCTGCAAACCATCGCGGATTACGGCTCGATTGCGCAATGGCCGGATGCGGCTGGCGGTTTGTATGCAAAGGGATTGACGTTATTTGTGTCTGAGGACTACAAGCACGCGCTGCCCTATTTAAAACAAGCCACAGAGAAGTCACCTCGATTCTATGACGCATGGTTCCGTCTCGGAAGCTGCCTATTAATTATGCGGCGATGCTCTGAGGCTGAGAATGCCTATATGCAGGCAACCAAGATTTGTGCAGAAGAAGGTACTGGATACTATGGGCTTGGTTTAGTATATGCCCGCCAGAAGAAATATAACAAGGCGCTTGACGCAATAACAAAAGCAATCAACCTTGGCTTTAAAAACACTGCGGCGTATTTATTATCTGCCGGTATTCGCTACCATTTGAAGCAATATGATGAGGCGATTAAAGACAGCCGAGAAATGATTAAGATTGATCCGTATGATGTGGATGGTTACTACTATCTCGGGTTTATCTATTATCATCTGCATAAACTCAATTCAGCAAAACAAGCATATGAAAAGGCGGTGCAGATTAATCCGAACGTGCCGGACGGATACATGGGGCTGGAGTATGTATATGCCGATAAAGAGGAATATTCGAAAGCTGCTGATGAATGCAACAGGGCAATTGATAAAGACCCCAATTGCAAAGACGCATACATTGAACTCGCTTATAATTATATTGATCTCAGGCATATTGAAAAAGCTATCGAACCGCTAAAACAGGCAGTTCGCATAGACCCAAAGGACGGGCAGACCTACCTCGAGCTGGCATATACCTACAGGCAACTGAATATGAACCAGGAAGCGCTGGATGCATCAAAGAAGGCCGTTGAGCTGATGCCAAAGTCCGCAAAGGCTTATGAGTACCTGGGCTATGCTTATACCGTGCTCAATCGCAACGAAAATGCCGTTACGGCATACAAGCAAGCGATCCGCTTCGATCCGAAATCGGCAGCGCTCTACGACAGGTTGGGTATTGTGTATGCCAGATATGAAGACCAAGAAGCTGCAATTTTAGCCTATATGAAATCAATATCGCTCGATCCAAAGAATGCGCGCGCTCACTATAATCTGGGGCTGGCCTATAATAAACAAGGCGATTACGATAAAGCCATAATTGTCTTGAAACAGGCCTGCGTTCTTGACGCATCCGACCCCGACGCTCATTATATGCTGGGAATTATCTACCTGCGCCAAAACAAAAAAATCTTGGCATGGCAGGAGCACAAGGCGCTCACAAAGCTTGATCCGCGGCAGGCAAGGATACTTTACACTCGAATTATGCTATCGAGAAATTAG
- a CDS encoding DUF5658 family protein, with the protein MTLTRESIVLIVICTCDLAATLLFINTKTASEGNPLMSFYLKYGIGTFIMMKLMLIFLPVFLFEWSRQFKPRFVKLMLRATIVIYVAIYLSLFLTINVGAGQKDGIGPGPVETSRVVKAN; encoded by the coding sequence ATGACACTGACTAGAGAAAGCATAGTGTTGATCGTCATATGCACTTGTGATTTGGCGGCAACGCTGTTATTTATAAATACAAAGACCGCATCAGAGGGCAACCCTCTAATGTCGTTCTATCTGAAATATGGAATAGGCACATTCATCATGATGAAGCTGATGCTTATATTCCTGCCTGTATTCCTGTTTGAGTGGTCGCGTCAGTTCAAACCACGGTTTGTAAAGCTCATGCTGCGCGCGACAATCGTGATTTATGTAGCCATTTATCTGTCGCTGTTTTTGACGATAAATGTGGGAGCAGGCCAGAAGGACGGCATAGGACCGGGACCTGTGGAGACGAGTCGAGTCGTAAAAGCAAATTAG
- the shc gene encoding squalene--hopene cyclase, translated as MNTKIQRLLDYHFPPSAAVTSAVDKAVSYLIGIQHPDGYWVGELEGDTILESEYIILMRFLGHGDEAKLGKAAAYIRQKQMECGGWSLFPGGPVDVSSSVKAYFSLKLTGSTGDEPYMIRAREAIEKAGGVWATNSYTRFYLAMLGQIPWNDAPAVPAELMLLPDWFYFNIYEISSWSRTFVVPLTIIWARKLTVQLDHLRGIRELIEPRQRNRKQHKGGLFTWKHFFYTVDSAIKLAEKIGFLPWREKGVRRAEQWMLDHLDHSAGLGAIYPPIVYSLISMRALGYEDSHPEVERAMEELHRLEIEEQDTLRLQPCTSPVWDSAIAVNALVEAGVDPDHPVIKRAAEWILSKEVKLKGDWQVKRPNLEPGGWYFEFANENYPDIDDTAMVLMALRKVGSIEGKDDAIRRGIAWLLGMQAKDGGWASFDVDNNKRVFNQIPFADHNAMLDPSTSDITARIIEMLSFFGFDKNSSAVRKAIDFLRREQEPDGSWYGRWGVNYIYGTWQAIRGLTRVGIDIHDPMIDRAADWLESVQHDDGGWGETCCSYYDPSYKNQGESTASQTAWALMGLICAGRADSEPALRGVDYLIRTQNEQGAWDEEPYTGAGFPRVFFLRYHLYRHTFPLMALGMYKTAK; from the coding sequence ATGAATACAAAAATTCAGCGCTTGTTGGACTATCATTTTCCGCCGTCTGCTGCAGTCACATCCGCAGTAGATAAGGCTGTCAGTTATCTGATTGGTATTCAGCATCCGGACGGATACTGGGTGGGCGAGCTTGAAGGCGATACGATACTCGAGTCCGAATACATAATACTCATGCGATTTCTCGGGCATGGTGACGAGGCAAAACTAGGTAAAGCAGCAGCCTATATACGTCAAAAGCAGATGGAGTGCGGCGGATGGTCTCTCTTCCCCGGCGGACCGGTGGACGTCTCATCTTCAGTCAAAGCTTACTTCTCACTCAAATTGACCGGCTCCACAGGCGACGAGCCATATATGATCAGGGCTCGTGAAGCGATCGAGAAGGCGGGAGGCGTGTGGGCTACCAACAGCTATACACGATTTTACCTTGCAATGCTGGGCCAGATACCCTGGAACGATGCGCCTGCCGTGCCTGCGGAGCTGATGCTCCTGCCGGACTGGTTCTACTTCAATATATACGAAATCTCCTCGTGGTCGAGAACGTTTGTAGTGCCGCTGACTATAATCTGGGCGCGCAAACTCACCGTTCAGCTCGACCACTTGCGCGGAATACGTGAACTGATAGAGCCTCGGCAAAGAAACCGCAAACAACACAAGGGCGGCCTGTTTACATGGAAACACTTTTTCTACACCGTTGACAGCGCGATTAAACTTGCGGAGAAGATCGGCTTTTTGCCCTGGCGAGAGAAAGGCGTCAGGCGAGCGGAGCAGTGGATGCTTGATCACCTGGACCACAGCGCCGGGCTTGGAGCAATATATCCGCCGATTGTTTATTCTCTCATTTCGATGCGAGCGCTTGGTTATGAGGATTCTCATCCTGAAGTCGAGCGAGCAATGGAGGAACTGCACAGGCTTGAGATCGAGGAGCAAGATACTCTGCGGCTGCAGCCATGCACATCACCTGTCTGGGACAGCGCGATAGCCGTCAATGCGCTTGTTGAGGCCGGTGTTGACCCGGACCACCCGGTGATTAAGCGAGCCGCCGAATGGATTCTCTCAAAAGAAGTTAAGCTCAAGGGTGACTGGCAGGTCAAACGTCCGAACCTGGAGCCTGGCGGGTGGTATTTCGAGTTTGCAAATGAGAATTACCCCGACATTGATGATACCGCCATGGTTCTGATGGCTCTTAGAAAGGTCGGCAGTATTGAAGGCAAAGATGATGCAATCCGCCGTGGAATTGCATGGCTGCTGGGCATGCAGGCCAAGGACGGCGGATGGGCATCGTTTGATGTGGACAACAACAAGCGTGTCTTCAATCAGATTCCTTTCGCAGACCACAATGCCATGCTCGATCCGTCCACCAGCGATATCACCGCCCGTATTATTGAGATGCTTTCGTTCTTTGGATTTGATAAAAACAGCTCTGCAGTGCGAAAAGCAATTGATTTCCTTAGGCGCGAGCAGGAGCCGGACGGTTCGTGGTACGGCCGGTGGGGAGTCAACTATATTTACGGCACCTGGCAGGCGATTCGGGGCCTTACCAGAGTCGGCATCGATATTCACGATCCCATGATCGACCGCGCCGCCGATTGGCTTGAAAGCGTTCAGCATGATGACGGAGGCTGGGGCGAGACCTGCTGCTCATACTATGATCCATCATACAAAAATCAAGGCGAGAGCACTGCTTCACAAACGGCCTGGGCTTTAATGGGGCTGATATGCGCGGGCAGAGCCGACAGCGAACCGGCGCTAAGAGGAGTCGATTATCTGATCCGAACACAGAATGAGCAAGGCGCCTGGGATGAAGAGCCCTATACAGGGGCGGGGTTCCCAAGAGTCTTTTTCCTGCGATATCACCTCTACCGGCATACATTCCCGCTGATGGCTTTGGGTATGTACAAGACTGCGAAATGA